Proteins encoded together in one Quercus lobata isolate SW786 chromosome 3, ValleyOak3.0 Primary Assembly, whole genome shotgun sequence window:
- the LOC115978920 gene encoding putative pentatricopeptide repeat-containing protein At1g12700, mitochondrial, with amino-acid sequence MEKKGYQPDAFTCGTILNALCKIGKTDMAIRLLRKMEEGKFKANVVLYSTIIDSLCKDRFVTEALNLLTEMMSKGIQPDLITYNSLVQGLCNFGRWREATTLLNEMAQRKIMPSVRTFNILVDTFCKEGMLKEAKIIFDKMIQRGIEPDVVSYNSLIDGYCLQNKLKDAIEALNMMVERGYSPNVVSYNTLINGFCKNKKIDEAMNLFNEMSNKGVTPDVVTYNTLIGGFCRVKRHKAALELFHNMQACGQPLDPQTYAVLLDGLCKNGQVVEAIKVFHEMEDKTLGNDIVIYSILIDGLCNVGNLTVARELFYSLPAKGLQPNVQTYTIMLKGLCKEGLIEEASEIFEKMDGSGCSPNDRTYNTIIQGLLQHNETSMAMKYLEIMVEKGFSANATVASMLVDLLSSNQVDKNIQGLLQKLE; translated from the coding sequence ATGGAGAAGAAAGGGTATCAACCTGATGCATTTACTTGTGGAACGATACTAAATGCTCTGTGTAAGATTGGTAAGACTGATATGGCTATTAGATTGCTTAGGAAGATGGAAGAGGGGAAGTTTAAAGCTAATGTGGTGCTCTATAGCACAATCATTGACAGCTTATGTAAGGATAGGTTTGTAACTGAGGCCTTGAACCTTTTGACTGAAATGATGAGTAAAGGCATTCAGCCGGACCTTATCACTTACAATTCCTTAGTTCAAGGCCTATGCAATTTTGGCAGGTGGAGAGAGGCTACTACTTTGTTGAACGAGATGGCACAGAGGAAGATCATGCCAAGTGTGAGGACCTTCAACATATTGGTGGACACATTTTGCAAAGAGGGGATGTTGAAAGAGgcgaaaattatttttgataagatGATTCAAAGAGGTATTGAGCCTGACGTAGTCTCTTATAATTCTTTAATTGATGGATACTGTTTGCAAAATAAATTGAAGGATGCCATCGAAGCATTGAACATGATGGTTGAAAGGGGTTATTCACCTAATGTTGTTAGCTATAACACATTGATTAAtggattttgtaaaaataaaaaaattgatgaggCAATGAATCTCTTTAATGAAATGTCCAACAAGGGAGTAACTCCTGATGTTGTGACTTACAATACTCTTATAGGTGGGTTTTGTCGAGTGAAGAGACACAAGGCTGCTCTAGAGCTATTTCATAATATGCAGGCTTGTGGCCAACCTCTAGATCCCCAAACCTATGCTGTCTTGTTGGACGGCCTATGTAAGAATGGACAAGTTGTTGAGGCAATAAAAGTGTTTCATGAGATGGAAGACAAAACATTGGGCAACGATATTGTGATTTACAGCATTTTAATTGATGGTTTGTGTAATGTTGGGAATCTTACAGTTGCAAGAGAACTCTTTTATAGTCTACCTGCGAAAGGATTGCAACCCAATGTTCAAACTTACACCATAATGCTCAAAGGGCTTTGCAAAGAGGGACTGATAGAAGAAGCAAGTGAGatatttgagaaaatggatgggAGCGGTTGTTCACCTAACGATCGCACATATAACACAATAATCCAAGGATTACTGCAACACAATGAGACATCAATGGCAATGAAATATCTTGAAATAATGGTTGAAAAGGGTTTTTCAGCAAATGCAACAGTTGCAAGCATGTTGGTTGACTTGCTATCATCTAATCAAGTAGATAAGAACATTCAAGGATTGCTCCAGAAGCTTGAGTGA
- the LOC115978922 gene encoding ADP-ribosylation factor 2-like isoform X5, with product MGLSFTKLFSRLFAKKEMRILMVGLDAAGKTTILYKLKLGEIVTTIPTIGFNVETVEYKNISFTVWDVGGQDKIRPLWRHYFQNTQGLIFVVDSNDRDRVVEARDELHRMLNEDELREAVLLVFANKQDLPNAMNAAEITDKLGLHSLRQRHWYIQSTCATSGEGLYEGLDWLSNNIANKA from the exons ATGGGGCTGTCTTTCACCAAGCTTTTCAGCCGGCTCTTTGCCAAGAAGGAGATGCGAATTCTAATGGTGGGTCTCGATGCGGCTGGTAAGACCACCATTTTGTACAAGCTCAAGCTTGGAGAGATCGTGACCACCATTCCTACAATTG GTTTCAATGTGGAGACTGTGGAATACAAGAACATCAGCTTCACTGTCTGGGATGTCGGGGGCCAGGACAAG ATTCGACCTTTGTGGAGACATTACTTCCAAAATACTCAAGGGCTTATCTTCGTGGTTGATAGCAATGACCGTGACCGTGTGGTTGAGGCTAGGGATGAGCTGCATCGGATGTTGAATGAG GATGAATTGAGGGAGGCTGTGCTGCTTGTATTTGCAAACAAGCAGGATCTTCCAAATGCCATGAATGCTGCTGAAATAACTGATAAGCTTGGTCTTCATTCCCTCCGTCAACGCCACTG GTATATCCAGAGCACATGTGCCACTTCAGGGGAAGGGCTGTACGAGGGACTAGACTGGCTTTCCAACAATATTGCTAACAAG GCGTAG
- the LOC115978923 gene encoding pentatricopeptide repeat-containing protein At1g12775, mitochondrial-like: MGTLRASNPFIIVPFPFHAFSSSSSSYYSTLTTSRENPNQNQNQNQLLKSMRDQCKCGSFRNVDDALDMFDKMLHMRPLPYIVDFNRILGAITRMKHYPLVITLFKQMGSSGIAPSLPTLNTLINCFGHLNRVDFGFSVLATILKLGYHPDSITLTYSQGSLSSR, from the coding sequence ATGGGTACGCTTCGTGCTTCCAATCCTTTCATTATTGTTCCATTTCCATTTCatgctttttcttcttcttcttcttcttattattctACTCTTACTACTAGTAGAGAAAACCCAaatcagaatcagaatcagaatcagTTGTTGAAATCAATGAGAGATCAGTGTAAATGTGGAAGCTTTAGGAATGTTGATGATGCCTTAGacatgtttgataaaatgcttcaCATGCGCCCTTTGCCTTACATTGTTGACTTTAATCGCATTTTGGGTGCCATTACAAGAATGAAGCATTACCCATTAGTCATTACTCTATTTAAACAAATGGGCTCATCAGGAATTGCTCCCAGTCTTCCTACTCTCAATACTTTGATTAATTGCTTCGGCCATTTGAACCGAGTAGATTTTGGGTTCTCTGTGTTAGcaacaattttgaaacttggttaTCACCCAGACTCTATTACTCTAACCTACTCTCAAGGGTCTCTGTCTTCAAGGTAA
- the LOC115978922 gene encoding ADP-ribosylation factor-like isoform X4: MGLSFTKLFSRLFAKKEMRILMVGLDAAGKTTILYKLKLGEIVTTIPTIGFNVETVEYKNISFTVWDVGGQDKIRPLWRHYFQNTQGLIFVVDSNDRDRVVEARDELHRMLNEDELREAVLLVFANKQDLPNAMNAAEITDKLGLHSLRQRHWYIQSTCATSGEGLYEGLDWLSNNIANKVRL, encoded by the exons ATGGGGCTGTCTTTCACCAAGCTTTTCAGCCGGCTCTTTGCCAAGAAGGAGATGCGAATTCTAATGGTGGGTCTCGATGCGGCTGGTAAGACCACCATTTTGTACAAGCTCAAGCTTGGAGAGATCGTGACCACCATTCCTACAATTG GTTTCAATGTGGAGACTGTGGAATACAAGAACATCAGCTTCACTGTCTGGGATGTCGGGGGCCAGGACAAG ATTCGACCTTTGTGGAGACATTACTTCCAAAATACTCAAGGGCTTATCTTCGTGGTTGATAGCAATGACCGTGACCGTGTGGTTGAGGCTAGGGATGAGCTGCATCGGATGTTGAATGAG GATGAATTGAGGGAGGCTGTGCTGCTTGTATTTGCAAACAAGCAGGATCTTCCAAATGCCATGAATGCTGCTGAAATAACTGATAAGCTTGGTCTTCATTCCCTCCGTCAACGCCACTG GTATATCCAGAGCACATGTGCCACTTCAGGGGAAGGGCTGTACGAGGGACTAGACTGGCTTTCCAACAATATTGCTAACAAGGTTAGGCTCTAG
- the LOC115980352 gene encoding uncharacterized protein LOC115980352, whose product MTQHPSEDNDVVDSSDSGGGDGEGSGLEDEDVVNPEEREFVEDSSDSWDGSDEDVTEPVQMGAGVINSNYESEELHSLEELSYDDDIGDDTDSSEDELKTLVGKGRGQKRTFLMFKPVAKAEHIRFEKDMLFTTPKQFKEAITNYAIHGGWGIRFVKNDLQKVKAVCHENCKFVAYLAKGLVQTFIDNWPQYEHRIYCRHLYNNLKKNHPGVLIRELFWKAAKATYKAEFDRLMDELKGIDEDTHSWLQDHSTTIWARHMFSEDGLSDTVLNNMCESFNNRILKFRSKPIITMLESTMLYLMTRFQDNKQKIMRVESEVCPKVLKRLHREKIASSRWFPCWAGHSQFEVKSELQNFTVDIEKRNCSCRKWNTTDIPCAHAISCIFFNRQDAEQYVHRCFHVSTYKTCYEPVIAPINGQNMWRPNGVQPFQPLIKRRSPGRPKKKRTREAGEAAGRRVGISKQCRTCGKIGHNKRSCKGEVGGNSSLPDTTNKTSAAKKTNKCRNYSNINQPTGQAQAQPSSICTTSAICIIPVHYAHLHSWCSTSAIAIISVQHAHLHSLCISSAMDKLF is encoded by the exons ATGACTCAGCACCCATCTGAGGACAATGATGTAGTTGATAGCAGTGACAGTGGAGGAGGTGATGGTGAAGGAAGTGGCCTAGAGGATGAAGATGTAGTGAATCCTGAGGAGAGGGAGTTTGTGGAGGATAGTAGTGATAGTTGGGATGGTTCTGATGAGGATGTTACTGAACCAGTACAAATGGGTGCTGGTGTAATAAACTCTAATTATGAGAGTGAGGAGCTGCACAGTCTTGAGGAATTATCATATGATGATGATATTGGGGATGATACTGATAGCTCTGAGGATGAACTAAAAACACTTGTGGGTAAGGGAAGGGGACAAAAGAGGACCTTCCTAATGTTCAAGCCAGTTGCTAAGGCTGAACATATCAGATTTGAGAAAGATATGTTGTTCACAACACCTAAACAATTTAAAGAAGCTATAACTAATTATGCAATTCATGGTGGCTGGGGGATTAGGTTTGTAAAAAATGATTTGCAGAAGGTAAAAGCAGTTTGCCATGAAAACTGCAAGTTTGTGGCATATCTAGCAAAG GGGTTGGTGCAGACCTTCATTGATAATTGGCCACAATATGAGCATAGGATCTACTGCAGACACCTCTACAATAATCTCAAGAAAAATCATCCTGGTGTTCTAATCAGAGAGTTGTTTTGGAAAGCAGCCAAAGCTACTTATAAAGCTGAGTTTGATAGGCTGATGGATGAACTGAAGGGAATTGATGAGGATACACACAGTTGGTTGCAAGATCATTCAACCACCATATGGGCCAGACACATGTTCAGTGAGGATGGGTTGAGTGATACAGTACTGAACAACATGTGTGAAAGTTTTAACAACAGGATTCTGAAGTTTAGATCTAAGCCTATAATTACTATG CTAGAGTCCACCATGTTATATCTTATGACTAGATTTCAAGATAACAAACAAAAGATCATGAGAGTGGAATCAGAGGTATGCCCTAAAGTGCTTAAGAGGTTGCATAGGGAAAAGATTGCAAGCAGCAGGTGGTTTCCTTGTTGGGCAGGTCATTCACAGTTTGAGGTTAAAAGTGAACTGCAAAACTTCACTGTGGacatagaaaaaagaaattgtagtTGTAGGAAATGGAATACGACTGACATACCATGTGCCCATGCAATTTCCTGTATATTCTTCAATAGGCAAGATGCTGAGCAGTATGTGCATAGGTGTTTTCATGTCTCCACATATAAAACCTGTTATGAGCCAGTAATTGCACCTATCAATGGGCAAAATATGTGGAGGCCCAATGGTGTCCAACCTTTTCAGCCTCTTATCAAAAGAAGATCACCTGGCAGGCCCAAGAAGAAGAGGACAAGGGAGGCTGGTGAAGCAGCAGGTAGGAGAGTTGGTATCTCCAAACAATGTAGGACCTGTGGTAAAATAGGACACAATAAAAGAAGTTGTAAGGGTGAGGTTGGAGGAAACTCTTCCCTACCAGACACCACAAACAAAACCAGTGCAGCCAAAAAG ACCAACAAATGTAGAAATTATTCCAACATCAATCAGCCAACAGGACAAGCTCAAGCTCAACCAAGCTCCATTTGCACCACCTCAGCCATCTGTATCATCCCAGTCCACTATGCACACCTTCACTCCTGGTGCAGCACCTCAGCCATTGCCATCATTTCAGTCCAACATGCACACCTTCACTCCTTATGCATTTCCTCAGCCATGGACAAGCTTTTTTAG